The following coding sequences lie in one Anomaloglossus baeobatrachus isolate aAnoBae1 chromosome 7, aAnoBae1.hap1, whole genome shotgun sequence genomic window:
- the LOC142246202 gene encoding histone H2B 1.1-like, whose protein sequence is MPDPAKSAPAAKKGSKKAVTKTQKKDGKKRRKTRKESYAIYVYKVLKQVHPDTGISSKAMGIMNCFVGDIFERIAGEASRLAHYNKRSTITSREIQTAVRLLLPGELAKHAVSEGTKAVTKYTSAK, encoded by the coding sequence ATGCCTGATCCTGCCAAGTCCGCCCCAGCCGCCaagaagggctccaagaaagccgtgaccaagactcagaagaaggacggcaagaagcggaggaagaccaggaaggagagctatgccatctacgtgtacaaggtgctgaagcaggtgcaccccgacaccggcatctcctccaaggccatgggcatcatgaaTTGCTTCGTTGGTGACATCTTCGAGCGCATCGCaggggaagcctcccgcctggcTCATTACAACAAGCGCTCcaccatcacctcccgggagatccagaccgccgtgcgcctgctgctgccgggagagctggccaagcacgccgtgtccgagggcaccaaggccgtcaccaagtacaccagcgccaagtga
- the LOC142246201 gene encoding histone H2A type 1-like: MSGRGKQGGKARAKAKTRSSRAGLQFPVGRVHRLLRKGNYAERVGAGAPVYLAAVLEYLTAEILELAGNAARDNKKTRIIPRHLQLAVRNDEELNRLLGGVTIAQGGVLPNIQAVLLPKKTESGKKSK; the protein is encoded by the coding sequence atgtctggacgcggcaaacaaggagggaaggcccgcgctaaggccaagacccgctcatcccgggcaggactgcagttcccagtcggtcgtgtgcacaggcttctccgcaagggcaattacgccgagagagtgggcgccggcgctccggtctacctggccgctgtgctcgagtatctgactgctgagatcctggaattggccggcaatgctgcccgggacaacaagaagacccgcatcatcccccgTCACCTGCAGCTGGCTgtgcgcaatgacgaggagctgaacaggctgctgggtggggtgaccattgcccagggaggcgtcctgcccaacatccaggccgtgctgctgcccaagaagacCGAGAGCGGCAAGAAGAGCAAGTAA